From the genome of Seriola aureovittata isolate HTS-2021-v1 ecotype China chromosome 6, ASM2101889v1, whole genome shotgun sequence, one region includes:
- the LOC130170505 gene encoding 5-hydroxytryptamine receptor 3A → MKVSSLVEEDSGAPVQKRSLNEDKALEELRSLGKELQALCLQLEQQQSGNQGSEEWIQVGLIIDRLLFALYILFILVSFITIIIIWRQSHNIA, encoded by the coding sequence ATGAAAGTCTCTTCTCTGGTGGAAGAGGACAGCGGCGCTCCAGTGCAGAAAAGATCACTGAATGAGGACAAGGccctggaggagctgaggagccTGGGTAAGGAGCTTCAGGCTCTCTGCCTTCagttggagcagcagcagagtggaaACCAGGGCTCGGAGGAGTGGATCCAGGTGGGTTTGATCATAGACCGCCTGCTGTTCGCCCTCTACATCCTCTTCATATTAGTCAGCTTCattaccatcatcattatctgGAGACAGTCACAC